CCCCTTATATTCCTTATGAAGCTAATTTGTTTAAAGTCCTGCTCTACATGAGGCAGgactcctcctttcttttctccagaGTGTGATGTACAAGCATTAAATAAACTCACACTGAGTCTTTGCACATTGAGATTAATGTTTGCCTGATGAGCAggaggttgctggtttgaatcctcCTACACATGTCTCCATGCACACAGTCCATGAATGTCAGACAGTTTCCCTCCAGCACAGCAGAGTCCTGTTGGCTCAGCAGGATGAAGCGTTCATCATGTGTTCAACACGTtatgggttcaaatcccacacATCATGTTTGTTAAATCAGTTTCCACAGGACTTCTCTGATCAGTCACAACcaatcaaataaatacaaaactgGAGACAGAACAACGCTGACATGTGTTTCTtcaaaaaacacttgaaaaacaGACGGTTAAAAACACTGAGATGGGGAACTTTACAACGTAATCTATTATAATATCACAGAATATAATCGGTGAGAAAGTATCGGTTAATGGAAATGGATCGGAAAATGTCAGTTACAGCTCAGGAAGATAAAATCTGTAATGGTtgaaactttgatttttttttaatatagagAATTTTTGGAACTTTAGATAGTTTTCTGTAGtccataatataatataatataatacaatatataatataatataatataatataatataatataatataatataatataatataatataatataatacaatataatataatataataatttttcAATGATACATTTTCAACCCCCCACCACAACTTTGATATTGGCTCATACTtgaaaaaggagggagaaaccTGGTTAATAAAGGGTTAAACTGGgttggaggggaggggatggggagtagggggggttggggggtgggggttgttgAGGGTGTTGGTgggagggaggtggagtggagggGTTGGGGGGATGGAGGGGGTGGAGTGGAGGGGGTTTCTGAACAGGTTTCTGAACTGTGCACTTCAACAGTTCAGAACCAGTTCAGCAAAGACGGAAAAAGTGTCAGAATTTGCACGGTTTGGGgaattttttacagtgcatattaaaaaaagtttgactgaaagctgtgaacattttttatataaGGAATGAAACTGCAgaggggggatggggggtggagggtggacgTGGTGGGGTTTAGTTTTAAAAACTGTTCAGTTTGACACTTCAGAAGCACTTCAGTGagaacttttttaaaattttttacagtgcagctcCCCCGCTGTAAAAAGTTTTTGCAGGTTGAAGTTTGAGCAGCTGACTGGTGCACAAACTGGCCGTTTGCACTCGCTCTCTATGTCTCTGTCTATGTCGATCACCCAAAGAGGTGGCATAAAAAATCTTCACACCTTTCACCCAGTGTTCACTTTTTACAGCGGGGAGACTGAAtgactgcactgtaaaaaatttttaaaataaagttgttattCTAATTTTCAGCCTGACTTTGACTGAGCTGGTTCTCAACTATTAAAGTGCACTGTtctcataaaaaacaaaaaaacaaaaaaacaactaaatataaacaacataatacttttaaaaaagagagagagagagaaaacacttcaATAATAGGTGAAACTttaggggtgggggggcagtggGGGGGTGTGGGTTGTGGGGGGGCGCTGGTGGTGAGGGGGGGTCTGCATATTTTGTAAAACCGATCAGTTTGACAGTTCAGTCAATATTAAAtacaaatttcagatttttgaaatttgaaactgattttatttccagtgcagACATTCAGTGTGACTTGAAAGCTCCCCGCTGCAAAAAGTTAAGTTCATTGTCTCTGTGTGGAAAAGAGAAACTTGTCAAAGAGCTGGAAGAAAGCTGCCTAAGCTCCTCAACTGTAGCTCAGAAAGATAAGCAGCTTCCTTTGGTGGAAGAGGTTGGAGGTTTGACTCCCAAGTCTGTTGGTCTGAAGTTTTTCTATGTGTTCAACCTTTGTAGGAATCACATGACAAAGCTGAAGGAAGTGAGGAGCAGCTCAGCAGGATCACAGTGATCTTCATCAGGAGTTTGAGATGTGAAACCAGCCTCATCCTCAACTTTAACATAACAGTcaacaaaaccatgaaaaacctgcagcagctgctcaaaCTGGAGGCTGTGCTTTCTGACAACATAGTTTTCCAGTGGGGAACTGGTCTGAAGAGCTCAGAAGGATTTCTGACCCACAGACGTGGGATTCAAACTGCCAACCTCTTGCATGGGAGGCAGCTCTTTATCTGACTGAGCTACAGCAGATGAGCTGCTAAATCTTTCCTCCAGCTCTGTGACAAGTttctctcttccacacacacaagtcaatgGTTTTCATCAAATTTGCCTCTTACACCAGTGAAATTTTGTTGGTGCAGCAGGATGAAGTGTTCATGTTGAACTCAGCACATTGTGAGTTCAAATCCTCTTATTAGGCTTCTTAAATCACTTTGTCTGTTTCTACAGGACTCCACTGTAAAAAGTGAAacgtttttttaaaaagccttaAAATCCAAAGGGATAAATACACtcatatttctatctttttattttaatataatatactataatataatataatataatataatataatatattacaGAAGTTCAGAAAGTTagggaaattaaatattttattttgtggccAAACAAGAAACACCTGGTCAATAAAGGGTTAAACtggagggtggaggaggggggtggggtggtgagGAGGCTGgtgaggtggggggtgggggttaggGGGTACAGGGGCTGGGGGGTGGAGTGGAGGGGGTTTCTGAACAGGTTTCTGAACAGTGCACTTCAACAGTTCAGAACCAGTtcagcaaagacagaaaaagtgtCAGAATTTGCACAGTTTGGGgaattttttacagtgcagattaaaaaaagtttgactgaaagctgtgaacatttttttatataaggAATGAAACTGCAgaggggggatggggggtggagggtggacgTGGTGGGGTTTAGTTTTAAAAACTGTTCAGTTTGACACTTCAGAAGCAGCTCAGTGAgaacttttttgtaattttttacagTACAGCTCCCCGCTGTAAAAGGTTTTTGCAGGTTGAAGTTTGAGCAGCTGACTGGTGCACAAACTGACCGTTTGCACTCGCTCTCTATGTCTCTGTCTATGTCGATCACCCAAAGAGGTGGCATAAAAAATCTTCACACCTTTCACCCAGTGTTGACTTTTTGCAGCGGGGAGTCTTCAtgactgcactgtaaaaaattttaaaaataaagttgttattCTAATTTTCAGCCTGACTTTGACTGAACTGGTTCTTAACAGTTGAAGTGCACtgttcataaaaaacaaaacaaaacaaaacaaaactaaatataaacaacatcatactttttaaaaaagagagagagaaaacacttcaATAATAGGTGAAACTTTAGGGGTGGGGGCAGTGAGggtatgggggggggggtgctggtGGTGAGGGGGGGTCTGCATATTTTGTAAAACTGATCAGTTTGACAGTCCAGTCAATGAAAtttgaaactgatttttttttccagtgcagacATTCAGTCTGACTTGAAAGCTCCCCGCtgcaaaaagttaaaagttcattgatgtgtctgtgtggaaaaGTGAAGCCTCACAAGCTCCTCAGCTGTAGCTCTGTCAGATAAACACCTGCCTCCTATGCAAGAGGTTGGAGGTTTGAATCCCAAGTCTGTTGGTCTGAAGTTTTTCTATGTGTTCAACCTTTGTAGGAATCACATGACAAAGCTGAAGGAAGTGAGGAGCAGCTCAGCAGGATCACAGTGATCTTCATCAGTACTTTGAGATGTGAAACCAGCCTCATCCTCAACTTTAACATAACAGTCAACAAACTGATGAAaaccctgcagcagctgctcaaaCTGGAGGCTGTGCTTCCTGACAACATAGTTTTCCAGTGGGGAACTGGTCTGAAGAGCTCAGAAGGATTTCTGAACAACTGGCTTGGGATTCAAACTGCCAACCTCTTGCATGGGAGGCAGCTGTTTATCTGACTGAGCTACAGCTGATGAGCTGCTCAGTCTTTCCTCAAGCTCTTTGAcaagtttttcttttccacattCGTTTAGAATATTGACTGAACTGCTTCTGAACAGTCAAACTGGACAGTTTTTAAAACGGTGATGTGGGAAACAGTGGGgagctgcactgtaaaaaattacaaaaaacagtTCTAACCCTAATTTTTCCCCTGACTTTGACTGAACTGCTCCTGAACAGTTTTTAAAACTAaagcccccaccccctcccagtttaaccctttattgaccaggtttttcttgtttggctacaaatgacacatttaatttgtatattatattgtattatattatcaGCTTTAGACAACAATGTGTGTTTAATCTACGGTTCCAGCATTTCTCTGTGTAAAAAGTCCAAAGATCACAGATTGTAGagtttctttctcttgttttacaTCTCACACGACTGATGAAACTCATGTGTGATGCTGCTCAGCTGCTCCTCACTTTCTGCAGTGGGTGGTCATCAATTTATTTCTAAAAGTGtgaaacattttaacactgaggcTGACAGACTTGGGATTCAAAATGCCAACCTCTTGCATAGGAGGCAGCTCTTCATCTGATTGAGCTACAGCTGATCTGGAGTTTCTTTCTGCTCTTTGACAAGTTTCTCTTTTCCCTGCAGAGAAGTCGATGCATGTCAGTGAATTTGTCTGAAACCCAGCAGGTCTGTGTTGCCTCAGCGTGTTGCGAGTTCAATTCCCTCTGATCATGTTGGTTAAACCACTCTCAGTTTGTTCCTGCAGGTTTTCTCTACTCATGCACTGCCgctcaaatgaaaagaaaaccaaCAATGAGGAGAGGTCTTCACTTTAAAAAACACctgataaaataatttcatgaCAAAAACTTTAACAGTGAACGGTGGCCATGAGGGATTTCTAATaaactgtttttgtctctctacATCAAATAATATttccaaaatgaacagaacatGAGGAGAACAGATACCACTCTCTATCAATCAACCAGACTTTATTCATATGGCACTTTccatacaaacacatgaaaacaaagtgctgcacatagcaaaacaatttaaaaaaacaacacgcCAACccctccaaaaacaaacaaacaaacaaacaaacaaacaaacaaacagacagacaagcaggaGCTGAGGAAACAGCAGCGGCAGGACAGTGAAGACCAATAAGAacgagacaaaacaaaaaacagcaaaaataaacgTAGTAATAAAATGAGCGAGATATGAACTCTcgcaaacaaacgaacaaataagtaaataagtaaataaaaactcCAAGTAAAGACAAAATGACACCAACACACCAGAAGGTCACGctgtaatttatattttaatggtaCATTTTTTTAGTGTGTTAAACATTCAGCAAACAAATATTGGCCTTAAATATTGGTTACCCTGACTATTActaatcaatatcaatatcggTCGATCCCTGCAGTTTCAGCCACAGCAGGTCAGTTTGATCGTCTCTCCACCACAGAGTTCAGGacatgttgccatggtgacacaccgctgcatgcctgtgtgtgtgtgtgtgtcattcaaaCAGACTCAAATCTAATAACAACATTTCTGAAACACAATGAAAGGCAGCAACTGAGGAGAACGTCATCCACAGGTTTCTCTTCTGGAGCAgatgaacattttatttcagagcaatttgttttaaaaaaagaaataaaaaagtgaaaaatgattcTGTGTAAGCCGAAGCTCAAGCGTTTCCCATTGATGTTCATCACCTCGGACAGTAAAGTTGAAGTTGCGGTCTGCCACCTTGTGGACGATGCGGCTCATTTTCCTGAGAACACAAAACCTCTTATCTTACCAATAAGAGAACCCTTAAATGTCACTAAAACCTCCTAACTAGGAGTTTCCTCTTAAAAGGAACTTAGAAAACCCTTAAGCCTTAAGCTAAGACCTTGCTGCTATGGGTGATGTCATGTTTCAGGAACAAGTTGACTTGCTATGCCTGCAGTGATTAGTTGATAGGAAATGGGTCTTTGTGAGGGATCTGATCTTAAAAATACTGCAGAAAGAGGAATTATGATGCTCTTGGAATAGTTAAGTAAAGAtcgaaaaataaaaaatgtggcCTTCTCTGATTAAACAACATAAAGGCCAATCAAACACATGTTGAACTGACTGTCAGCAGCTTCTTATGCATCTGTATTTTGTTAAACAATTAGAAAATATGTATATAAGCAGCTTCTCAAGTATTATCTAGATACTACAGTGACCATGGCTGATAAAACATTTGAAGCTGAAGTGAAATCATAATATCCTCGCAATCAAGGCGATACCTTTTGAAAAGCTCAATATGTGAGCCTCAATATCTGAGCCTGCTCCGTCAGTGATTGGGTTTCTCCTCTGGGTTCAGAGTTAACTTCAGCCTCCAGGTGCtttacatacagacacacaccacaaattatcatttttgtctttcagtAACACCAAATTACatacaaatccagtgttgtTTTCTACTGTTTATCTATTTAAATCCTGTTGGAGCGGCACACTGCTGGTGGTGCTCTCGTTATGCGACAGGGAGGAATTTAAGGgaccagacttggtggatgtattacactcacatgaTGTGTAActaaacatcaaaacaaataaaaatccaaactaTTAATTTCAGTAAAAGTATTGTTTGATGATGCTGACTGGCTGGGTTTACTAGTTTTCCAGTAACTCCAATGTGCCAACAAGCCACTTCCATATGATGTgaagtgcaaataaaaacaaatgaagaaagaTCCTTCTTCCACGGCGGCGTTCTCCACAAACTGCTCCACCGGTTCTTGTTTCCGTCTCTCAGTCCCAGTCTGAACCCATCTGCTCTTCTTTCAAAACAGGCGTTCAGCAGGCTGATGAGGTGGTTTGTTGGTGTAATGTCTGCTGAAAATACGGCTTTccagtcaaaaacaaaaacaaaaaacatgtagtCATTATTTATGAACATCGTAATGAACTTTAATCTGCAGGTGGTTACTGATTAGTCGCTCCTCTATATGTTGTCCAGGAAGATATAACTAAAACAGAATGTGGCCAACCAGTCACACCAATCAACAAGAGCCCAAATTAATTTGGTCATGATACAAACAATAATTTAGCATAAAGATAACATAACAATAAACATGTTGAATaaagaaatgataatgataacagcagcaaacaaatcaaatattctgaagtaaaaaaataattgaattaaaaatattacaattaaattaaaaacacaaatagaaataaaaataaaaataaaaaatgaacaaaaaaataaggTAGCATACCTGGCAGTTCTCTGTTTTTACATACATCAAAtattctaaaaaataaaatataaattaaaacaattaaataaaaaataattacaattaacattaaattaaaaaatatatatatatttctgtttgtacaaatataaaatattccaaaaaaatgaattaaaaatgaaaacaagtaaaaataattaaaattaaaaacaaaaataaaaaaatcaacaaaaaggaAGTGACATACTTGGCAGATTTCTGCTGgcacaaatatcaaatattccaataagaaataaaactaaaaatgtaaataaattaaaagttattcaaacaaaaaataaaaaataattttaaaaaataaagttgcatACTTAACATGaagcaaaactgaaaatttaaataaattaaaagttattaaaataacagataaaaaataaaaaataactttaaaaataaGGTTGCATACTTAACAAGAAGTAAAactaaaaatttaaataaattaagttattaaaataaaaatacaaaaaataaggTTGTATACTTAACaagaagtaaaatgaaaaatgtcaataaattaaaaagttattaaaatgaaaaaataatttaaaaaatttaaaaaaaataatgttgcatGCTTAAcaagaattaaataaataaattaaaactcattcaaataaaaataaaaaatactactaaaaaaaaaataaggttgCATACttggcattttattttattttttcatcaggaATGGATTAAAGAGCggctccgtacgctcttcctacgcggaagcataattcagccttcaACAGGACAGAGCAGTGTGTTAGCGCAGGGTCCAGACGCTCCGCTGGGTGGCGGTATGCGCATGTGTGAACGAGTTTGCGACGCGGcgaggaagaagaagacgaggaagaggatAGTCCGGAAGGAGAAGGTTCATTCCACCTGACTGACCGCTGTAACGGTGTTTACAACGGGACTCTCCTCCAGCTGGACGCCCTCACTGGACAACTTTAATGTTTAGAGACGGAACATGGAGTCAAAACGCGGTGAAGTGACGCAGTAGACACTCAGGACAGATACACCGGCATGTCCGCCGCTGTCAACATGTGGAGGAGCTCAACCAGGTGCACCTTAAAGCTCCTGTCTAAAGCccggcagccaatcagcagcgtCCTGTGCAGGCCACACGGAGGCTGCACCGGTCATACTGGGAAGAAGTGGCGTCGGCCCAGCGGCTTCGACACCGGAGTGCAGACCTACAACAGCCTGAGCAAGCAGAAGGAGCCGCTCGTGCTGGCCAGGGAGGGCGTGGCCACGTGGTGGGAGCCGcacctccatcatcatcatcatcatcatcacactcacagtgaggatgatgaaaaCAGTGcattaactctgtgtgtgtgtgtgttgcaggtacAGCTGTGGACCCACCGTCTACGACCACGCCCACCTGGGTCATGCATGGTAATCACGTGACAtcaacagtttattttttatatattgtgaCATGTGGCCCTGCTttacgtctgtgtgtgttgttgttgttgttgttgttgtgtggcAGCTCCTACGTGAGGTTTGACATCGTGCAGAGGATCCTGACCCGGCACTTTGGCATCAGCGTCATCCACGCCATGGTGATCACCGACATCGATGACAAAATCATCAGAAGAAGCCTGGAGGTGAGATCATGGTCAtggtgatgaatgaatgaatgaatgaatgaatgaatgaatgaatgaatgggttagggttagaggatCAGCCTGGgcttttgcatttttcctttttcttcttttctttctttgcctttttcccctctttgcCATCCATTCATCACCACATGTCGTTTCCCTTTAGAGTTTTGTTAGATAGAGATgctgtaacataatttattatatatatttttttttcttttttaaaaaccttTGAGCAATGCCAAAACATGTTGGAAGCAAGTCTGACATTTGACTGAAGTTCTTCCACTTTTTATCCTCAACTTTGtccttattctttatttcaaaTCCCCATTTTTAGGAttatttctgtccctctctttttgtttttgttttgtaggaAAATATTTCTGCATCCGTCCTCGCCAGAATGTATGAGGAAGAATTCCAGAAGGACATGCTGTCATTACAGGTGTGTGGCTGTAGACgcaagtgttttgttttgcatattaaaatataataaaataaagccagtTCTTATACATGTAGCCAGACTAACAGATGAATAACCACACCATTGATTTTGCATGAAATGTGGAAGCGTCACCCGTACATGGACGACTGaagttttttgtctttttttattctatttgaGGTGATTCCTCCAGCAGTGTATTTAAGAGTCACTGAAAATGTGCCTCAGATTGTGGCTTTCATCGAACGCATCATCCATAACGGGCACGCCTACGCCACCGAGGAAGGTGAAATCATCACTTTTGGGATCACAGTATAGCCGTAGCGTTTTTCTGTCAATGTTTGTGCATcaatttgatttggtttggttttggttttgcagGTAACGTCTACTTTGACATCCCGTCCATCGGCGATCGCTACGGCAAATTCCTGGGAGCCGTCAATGTCCAGTATGAACCCGGTACGTGTTTTCTGtccctgcagggaaaacacagcCTCGGATTTCATCCAAACACGGAAATGCTGTATTCCATGTTCGTTACAAAGTTGGAAATTCCATCTTCCTGCTCACaaaaaaagcagtgaaaagGCTCTTCTGTTCTGAATTCCTCACTAAGACACTTTACGTTGggttttcctttcatttgtcacCCGTCTACAGCTGGCAAACAGTATGAACATGGTGAGGTAAATTTGTAATCTGTGATATTGGGCTTTCTTATTGGGATTTCTGCTCTGGGTTTTTGGAGCTGGACCACTGGAGACACAGAGCTCGAAAATTATGATGCACCAAGTGGAGCGTTTCAGCTTTTGACTTGAATGCAGCATCTGCAGTCGTCACTGTATCACCTCAGGTtcttaaaaaaattaaaccagTTGGTGTAATTGTTCAAATTTAAGGCCCTAAAGTAGTTCAGTTCCAGTTATTGTCTTTTTGGTTTTACTGGGACTCCCCAAAGAACAGGGTCAGTAGTGTAATCTGGATTTTATCTGATGTATAATCTGCTTGCTGTCCAGTAATTTCCTGTTATTTGTTTGATTATATTGTCACTTCACTAACGGTCAGCACACTCTGGCTCCTCCAGGCGACTCGGGTAAACGAGACTCCAGGGATTTTGCTTTGTGGAAGAAATCCAAACCTCAGGAGCCGTCCTGGGAGTCTCCGTGGGGCAGAGGACGACCAGGCTGGCATATTGAATGCTCCACCGTCGCCAGGTTTGCATTTATGCCAAATTAATCTTCTTCTAAGTTGTATTCTAGACAGACAGTCTCCAGACAGTAGCTAGTCTTTCCTCGGGCCACGACCGACCTTCCCGACAAATTTGGTGGAAATTCGAGCATCTGTTTGGAAGTTCTGTCGCTGAGTGACAAAGAGACGCACACCTGTTTACAGAAGTAGAGAAGCTACTGTTTACGGTTTGGTATTGCACTGAAAATAAAGGTATTGCAAGGAAAATAAAGGTATTGCATTGAGAATAAAGATATTGCATGGAGGATAAACCAAATTCTCTGTGCCGTAATGacctgtgttgttttctggtgttttttttttttttttttttttcagctcggTGTTTGGGAGCCAGCTGGATATCCACTCAGGAGGCATCGACCTGGCCTTCCCTCACCACGAGAACGAGATCGCCCAGAGTGAAGCCTATCACCAGTGCGGGCAGTGGGGAAACTACTTCCTCCACGCAGGTGCTGTGAATCCCCGGCCTCTCGGGTCCGATTTTTACCAAACGGATGGTTTTCTTGTTTCCTGTTCTCACATCCATTTGTTTTACCAAAAATTGAGAAATAAAAATTcaggatttctgtttttaattcctTGGTCTTGAtttgttgttcttctttttagGACACTTGCATTTAAAAGGCAGTACGGAGAAAATGTCCAAATCCTTAAAGAACTACATCACCATAAAGGTAAAGTAGTGCTGCATTTTATATGATCAAATATGTATCAGAGCATGTTTTTGTGCCTCGTTAAGTAAAACTAAGAGTACACTGTCATCTGAAAACAATATTTACCACAcattgtctctctgtttctcgcAGGATTTCCTCAAGTCTTACTCCGCCAATGATTTCCGGATGTTTTGCCTGTTGACAAAATACAGATCAGGTGTGGATGAAGTGTcgtatttttctttgtctgtctgttgtccaaaaaaagtgtaaaactTCATTAAAAAGGTCTTTAAAAGCATTAAATGTAACCCTCTGATACCTGTAGACCCTTGTAATGAACAGAAAatgatttgtgttttctccACAGCTGTGGACTACAGCGATGACAGCATGACAGAGGCACAGATCACCTTGGCAACGCTCTCTGCCTTCGGTCACGACGCCCAGGCCTACATGAAGGGCCAGCTGCAGAGCTCGGCCG
The DNA window shown above is from Myripristis murdjan chromosome 2, fMyrMur1.1, whole genome shotgun sequence and carries:
- the cars2 gene encoding probable cysteine--tRNA ligase, mitochondrial, whose product is MSAAVNMWRSSTRCTLKLLSKARQPISSVLCRPHGGCTGHTGKKWRRPSGFDTGVQTYNSLSKQKEPLVLAREGVATWYSCGPTVYDHAHLGHACSYVRFDIVQRILTRHFGISVIHAMVITDIDDKIIRRSLEENISASVLARMYEEEFQKDMLSLQVIPPAVYLRVTENVPQIVAFIERIIHNGHAYATEEGNVYFDIPSIGDRYGKFLGAVNVQYEPGDSGKRDSRDFALWKKSKPQEPSWESPWGRGRPGWHIECSTVASSVFGSQLDIHSGGIDLAFPHHENEIAQSEAYHQCGQWGNYFLHAGHLHLKGSTEKMSKSLKNYITIKDFLKSYSANDFRMFCLLTKYRSAVDYSDDSMTEAQITLATLSAFGHDAQAYMKGQLQSSAVQEELLWERLAKTKAAVASALADDFDTPRAINAIMNLVYHGNCQLHPVTKVDGAARSPAVFGAILFYIREVMDMFGIDLLNRKEAAAVDSSASLEGVVDQLTRFRSEVRAFALARQDPPADGNLSKPGLHPERIPLLKACDALRNDLAPLGVLIKDRGTNSTWEITRKRQTVEEKN